TccttaaaagattttaaatgcatgtgaatattgtatataatgttATTACCCCCCCTGTAGAACATAGAGCGTATGTCCTTCCTTGTGTGGCGTGTGTTCAAGGCTCTTTGCAAAGTACCATTTCAAGGTAGGGTCAGGAGTTGTGTTCCAGAGTTTTCAGTCATTTACCGATTTATCGAAACACATCCTCTAGGTACGGCTGAGGTGATGACCCAGTGGGTCAGTCTCTGTTTAGACAGGGGAGCTCCTTGTGTCTCTCCCCCACGACAGAGATAATACACTTGATCTGACCATCAAACCAATCAAATCACTGCTGTCCGGTCCAAATGGTACCGTAAGGCACATTCTGGGGAAAGCTAGGAATGCTCAGCAGATTCCCTCTCGTGGATTGATGCTGGATATGGACCTAGGGATCAAACCTTGTCACTCCAGAGACATTCAGCCACCAAGAGAGCTTATCGCAAAGGTGTGCAGTTCTCCCattttttctgctgaactgaTCACATTTAGAGAGACCCATTTCAGTTCAGCATCCTGCATGGGCTCTAAAGGGATTTAGTACAGTGCTGAGATCCCATACTGGGCTCTTGGGGGAGCATGACAGACCAAAGGTACCTTGTTCCCTTCAGAAAGTCTGTGAAAAGTTTATGCCCTCACACAGACAGGTTGCTGTGACGTGCTGCAATGGCATACGCCTTAAACGTAGACTTTGTGCTGTCTCGCCATCCCCGTAGGAAGGCTTGTGCTTTAGAAAGCAAGCAGTGCACTAGATCAAGGTGATAGAGTGCACACCCATCCACCTAAGAGCATATTAAGGGCTCTTGCATACAGGAGAACTCTGTGGTCTGCTTTTGCCCATACTGCCTTGAATTCATCAATGTGTACAGTTGACAGTACAGCCAATCTTGAACCAGTGTGTCCTGACCGAGTGGACTGTTCAGCTACACCAAAAACAACCACCATCAACACAGTCAGTTTTTTGCATGAAGATAGAGAACCACCTGTGGCCTACCAACCTTTCCCCAGATCTGTCAGGTGACCGATGAAAAAATGTGTTTCTACAGATATAGATTAGGCAACTAAAATGAGTAGATAGTatagtaaataatttaaatatatcaaataatatGTAATAACAGTCCAACAAGTTTGGAATTATTACTTCTTCAGTTTTTCGCCATGTCTCACATCTGTTTATCACCTCCTAAGAAATAATCATCAAGCATGTGTGAgaatcagggtttttttttttcttctgtaaacAGTATTTCTAAAACACAGTATAAATGTACTTTTTGGTACTTATGCTAAAAGGCTTTCAAAAACAACACACCTAATTGcacattcattctttttctgCGTCATGCGAATCCATTTTCTCTTCAGATGGTGAGGCAAAACAGGTCAGGAAACAATAAGCCTTCCACTTCTCATCTGTTTTTCCATTCTCAAGGTAAAAGCTAGAAGACGGACCATTCTTGATTACACCAACGCACATAAAAGCAATGGAATGACGTGCGACAGCAGCCGCGTCTCTCCAAGGTTTACCATTTGACGTCCAGAGCTTATTGTATTTCTGCACAGTTCTGTCATTCTTCACTGGACTGCCTGTCTCCCACGCAACAcaacacaacccccccccccccacacacacacacacacaaaaaaaacaaaaaaacatgatccATAGAACACTcaaccacccacacacacagtcatgagCATCTTCTCTACATGGACACCTGCTTTGTCCTGCTGCATTCACAAGCATATAATTACACCCTTGCCCTAGGAATTCAACATGCTGTATTATTGTAGCTTTTAGTTTTACCTTCAGTAAGTACTATTTAAAACATTCAGTGGGAACTAGCTGAAGGAATACACCAACGTTTTTTTAACATGAACTCTATCCATAGTATCTGTAGTGTGTGGGTGATTAGCAGAGACAAGTGTATGCTGCActgagagggaaaaagaaaccCACTTGCTCGAACTCCAATTATCATGGAAATCTAAGGGCAGCTGTTGAAAATGTACCTTTGTTATTTTTTCTGAGGTGTTTGTAAATATAACGTTGTAAGTATTTTCCACAGTGAAGAATCTGCAGTTTTGTCAGTGTTTCCTAGATAGTTGTGTGGCTCTGGTGGCATATGCATGCAactaaaaatagaaataaagagaacAACTTTTTAACCGTATAGTGTGTTGTAAAGTTGGATAAAGTTGAACAAGAATAGTTTCAGTAAGACTTCACACGCATCCATCTGATTCTCATACCTCTGTTGTAAAAATTTTAACGGCTGTAGTTTTGAATATGCATTTTATATCTGCAGAGTTTAAAAGCTTGACAGAATTTACCAAGTGCCCTTAAAATTGGGGGTAAGCAGGTTCTTCAGTTACTTGTGTTAGTGTTCAATTTTTCCTGAGTTGCTTACATGGTATATACACTCGCTGGTCacatgctcatttatgcagtcagccaatcatgtaagCATAAgcaaagcataaaatcatgcagatactggTCAAGAgcgtcagttaatgttcacatcgaacatcagaatgaagaaaaagtctgatctctgtgactttaactgtatcagatgggctggtttgagcatttcagaaactgttgatcatctgggattttctcacacacacatcgctagagttcacacagaatggtgcggaaaacagaaaacatcctGCGAGCGGAGATTccgcaggctgaaacaccttgttgattaGAGACATCAGGGGAGAAtaaccagactggtctgagctgacagcaaggctatagtaactcaaataatctctctttacagccgtggtgagcagaaaagcatccaagaatgcacaacacatcaaacattgaggtggatgagctaccaGAGcggaagaccacatcaggttccactcctctcagccaagaacaggaatctgaggcacagactcacccaaaccaGACAACTGACGACTGGACAAAGACCTAcacctacttatactatgcaaaagtatgtactctttttgtgaagaaaaagtacatacttttgagtgtgtagcaagagtatgcaagtactgggacatagtAACTCATCATGTAACAGAAGACAATGTTGTTGCCAAGTAAACAGACTCCTTGTtgcattcattattccttatataaaatttatactatataatttcatttatcatttccGTGCTgtattttctacatttcatttacaccactCATTTACACCAGTCTGTTAGTTTAACCGGACACTCGATAGTGGTGTGTGAGAGACTGCTttatctcactcactctgagATATGCACAAAGATGTCAGCACCGCCATccgatggtgtgatgaagccgTGACCTTTGGATCGGGAGAAGCACTTGCAGACCCCGGTGAAGACCGGACCCTCAGCTGCCCGAGCAGTCCTGTAGGGGGACACAAAAAGCAAcagtttttacttattttttaacagCTTCTGAATGGCTTATACatgataaaatgattaaatgataaAGCTGAAACAGAAAATGTTACTAAATGGTGCTCAACAGCTTGTTGCGTGCAGAATGATTTTGGGTCTTCTTATCTGAAATGTAATCTATTGGGTAAGACATGTTCGTTGTTTGACGCTTCCTGCTTTGGTTCTGTATGTGAAACCAAGGCTATTATAGGTAACAAGTAAGCTTATGTATAGCCTCTATTTCAGTAGCATGCGAactgcattattaaaaaatgaactACAGTTTCAGAATACGAACCAGacgaaaacatttcattttcacagtTTAGATTCAGGTCACTGATGTGTccagtttaaatattttgaatgCGTGTCAAATTgtaatttagcattttatatttataataaatataaaataaacactactGCACAGTGGCATAAGATTCTCTAGCATGTTGAGGGTTTTTATCCCATGCAGCCCCACAATCTCTCCAAATAAAGGCAGGAAATCATGAAAGGTGCTGTCCTCTTTGCTTGCAATATGAAAgcattatataaacactgtaccAGTATAAATACAGTGTTTAAAGTACATATGCAGTACAAATGAGTAGGACAATATGGAGTgacactttgtttgaaatgttaCAAGACCTCACAATACCAGCACTGAAAGTTTAAAATTTTATCACGGGGATAATGCTAAGACAAAAAATTAACAGTGAATTCAGGGACATGGGAAGAGGTTTTACATTTTGGAGGTGCTGGGATTTTAAGCAACGTACACGTGATGTGCTCGATCTTTATGTTAGGATTATTATAGCAGTCGCAGTGTAAGGACTCAGGAAAATTCAGGAAGCCCACTTCCCATGTCCTTGAATGGATTGGAACGTTATCAGCTGAACCACTTCAGACTTTAGGCTATGCCTGAGTCTGATACCAAACTATGAGCTGAGGAAGAAATTGAATCAGCTTCAAGATCGAGTTGTAACTATTTAGACTTGCGCAATATATTTTGCACGATTTTACACTGCCACAATCCAGTGacatttaatgataatgagtctttatcggTCACATATAcggtagagcacagtgaaattgtctTCTTCGCATACCCCGGCCTGTCAGGAAGccggggtcagagcgcagggtcagccatgatacagcgcccctggagcagagagggttaagggccttgctcacgggcccaacagtggcagcttggcagtgctggggcttgaacccccgaccttccgatcagtaacccagagccttaactgccaagccaccactgccctgatTTACGCCAATTATACAACATTACCAAACCtgccatttatataaaatattctatgtataaaatatataatatataatacctATAATCCTATAATCTATAATCCTATAAAAACACTATAATCCTGTTTAATGTTATTAGTATCAATCAGATCATTAGCAATAACATTaagtacatttaatatttacaaattactAAAAGCTGCTGAGCAATTTTTGGTTTTCAGctgcaagaggaaaaaaaaaaaaaagagaaagtaaaaGATTAAATAGGCACAGAATGAAGTGTCGAATCAAACACTTTTGGTCCTGTGCGATTCAACTGTTTATTACACCCTAAGCCTAGACTTTGTCCTTCTGTCCGTGTTTATGTAAGGGTGTGTAAGAAACACATCACTGAGCCTGAGACACTGAACCCCTCCACAAACCAGATTCAGGAGACGCCACTGTGCACGTTCAGAGCTAATCTGGTAGCTATAACATTCCCTTTTTTtcttagctacattagcctcataATTCCACAAAGCAAATTTCAGCTGATGTGTACTCACGCAGAGGTGGTGCGGTTGCGGCGGGTAGGTAGCGGGCTGGGGATCAGGAACCCTCTCATGGGAGAGGGTGAGCGGGGTCTCTGGCGGCAATGGGGCAGATGCAGGGAGCTAGGTGAGACCGGAGAAGTAGGGGATAGCGGAGGGGTTGTGGATGGAGCCGCCGGCACCGGGGATGAGGCCTCGGAGGACATATTGTGTGTAGGACACTGCAGCTCTGCCAGCAAACACACTGAACTGTGGGGGGAAAACAAACAGAGCTCGGTCTGACTGAAGTGTGTCACTGTCAGAAAGCGTTATATAGCACACAGGCTTGGTGATTAGCATTCTAACTAGAAAGCATTACTCATGTACAGGGTAAAAGTTGCAAGAAAATACACCAGCTAGCTGATTTGGTGTTAAGAAATGTTTAAGGTGTGACATATCTGATCACCAACGCTACAGATCATGAAACATAAAATAGTCCATGTAAAT
This genomic interval from Ictalurus furcatus strain D&B chromosome 2, Billie_1.0, whole genome shotgun sequence contains the following:
- the carhsp1 gene encoding calcium-regulated heat-stable protein 1 isoform X3 is translated as MSSEASSPVPAAPSTTPPLSPTSPVSPSSLHLPHCRQRPRSPSPMRGFLIPSPLPTRRNRTTSATARAAEGPVFTGVCKCFSRSKGHGFITPSDGGADIFVHISDCMHMPPEPHNYLGNTDKTADSSLWKILTTLYLQTPQKK
- the carhsp1 gene encoding calcium-regulated heat-stable protein 1 isoform X2, which gives rise to MSSEASSPVPAAPSTTPPLSPTSPVSPSSLHLPHCRQRPRSPSPMRGFLIPSPLPTRRNRTTSATARAAEGPVFTGVCKCFSRSKGHGFITPSDGGADIFVHISDIEGEYVLVEGDEVSYKICSIPPKHEKVQAVEVTITHLAPGTKHETWSGTVINS
- the carhsp1 gene encoding calcium-regulated heat-stable protein 1 isoform X1; its protein translation is MSSEASSPVPAAPSTTPPLSPTSPVSPSSLHLPHCRQRPRSPSPMRGFLIPSPLPTRRNRTTSATARAAEGPVFTGVCKCFSRSKGHGFITPSDGGADIFVHISDIEGEYVLVEGDEVSYKICSIPPKHEKVQAVEVTITHLAPGTKHETWTRDRRLSAIVNSLHNGSVD